One stretch of Anguilla anguilla isolate fAngAng1 chromosome 5, fAngAng1.pri, whole genome shotgun sequence DNA includes these proteins:
- the LOC118226718 gene encoding fibroblast growth factor 2-like, which translates to MAAGGITTLPPPPEDGGSSSFLPGSFKELKRLYCKNGGYFLRIAPQGRVDGVRDRGDPYTKLQIQATAIGEVVIKGVSANLYLAMSTDGRLFGTKRVTDECYFIERLEANSYNTYRSRKSPDWYVALKRTGQQKSGSRTDPGQKAILFLPMSAVC; encoded by the exons ATGGCGGCCGGCGGGatcaccaccctccccccgccgCCCGAGGACGGGGGCAGCTCCTCGTTCCTCCCCGGGTCCTTCAAGGAGCTGAAGAGGCTGTACTGCAAGAACGGGGGCTACTTCCTCCGGATCGCCCCCCAGGGACGCGTGGACGGGGTGCGGGACAGGGGCGACCCGTACA caaaGCTGCAGATACAGGCGACTGCCATTGGGGAAGTGGTCATCAAGGGCGTCTCGGCTAACCTCTATCTGGCGATGAGCACGGACGGCAGGCTGTTTGGAACG aaacGCGTGACGGACGAGTGCTACTTCATCGAGAGGCTGGAGGCCAACAGCTACAACACCTACCGCTCTCGCAAGAGTCCCGACTGGTACGTGGCCCTGAAGAGAACGGGCCAGCAGAAGTCCGGCTCCAGAACCGACCCGGGCCAGAAAgccatcctcttcctccccatGTCCGCCGTGTGCTGA